One window of Mobula birostris isolate sMobBir1 chromosome 16, sMobBir1.hap1, whole genome shotgun sequence genomic DNA carries:
- the trnt1 gene encoding CCA tRNA nucleotidyltransferase 1, mitochondrial: MWRRAARIGAVSWALRRGLFTMQLKTVEFESLFTDGLKCVAELFGKNNHELRIAGGAVRDLLSGKQPEDVDFATTATPEHMKDLFQAAGIRMINNKGEKHGTITARVHNQNFEITTLRVDVATDGRHAEVEFTTDWQTDAERRDLTINSMFLGLDGTLYDYFNGYEDLKNKKVRFVGDPAQRIQEDYLRIMRYFRFYGKIAKELGDHDPKTLKSIKQHAKGMAGISGERIWFELKKTLVGNHVAHLVSLMYELDVAQYIGLPVIDGNLEELNRVCKNVQHHCPKPMTVLSALFRTQDDVLRLDLRLKISKEEKQLGLFLVKHRRDLIKSDGSDPLKPYRDFIIDSREPDMQNKVCELLKYQGEEKLLKEMEQWSIPRFPVSGHDLRRIGIVSGKEIGTMLQELRDTWKQSGYLMDKEELLSLVKSP, from the exons ATGTGGAGACGGGCCGCGCGTATCGGGGCAGTGAGCTGGGCTTTGCGGCGAGGCCTGTTCACCATGCAGCTGAAGACAGTGGAGTTTGAGTCGTTGTTTACCGATGGCCTGAAGTGTGTGGCAG AATTGTTCGGTAAAAACAACCACGAGTTGAGAATAGCTGGCGGCGCCGTGAGGGATTTGTTAAGCGGGAAGCAGCCCGAAGACGTGGACTTCGCCACCACGGCTACCCCTGAACACATGAAGGATTTGTTTCAAGCTGCTGGCATTCGGATGATCAACAACAAAGGGGAGAAGCATGGCACCATTACTGCAAGA GTACATAATCAGAACTTTGAGATTACTACATTGCGAGTTGATGTTGCAACAGATGGAAGGCATGCTGAAGTAGAGTTTACAACAGATTGGCAGACAGATGCGGAACGAAGAGACCTTACAATCAACTCCATGTTTTTAG GCCTTGATGGTACTTTGTATGATTATTTCAATGGTTATGAGGATCTGAAGAACAAGAAAGTTCGATTTGTTGGTGATCCAGCACAAAGGATACAAGAAGACTATTTGAGAATAATGCGATATTTTAG GTTTTATGGCAAGATTGCTAAAGAATTGGGAGACCATGATCCCAAGACACTAAAGTCGATCAAACAACATGCAAAGGgcatggctggaatttctggtgAAAGAATCTGGTTTGAGCTGAAGAAAACTTTAGTTGGAAATCATGTTGCTCACCTTGTCAGTCTAATGTATGAACTGGATGTAGCTCAGTATATTG gATTGCCAGTTATTGATGGCAACCTGGAGGAACTAAACAGGGTGTGCAAAAATGTGCAGCATCATTGTCCAAAACCCATGACTGTTCTCTCAGCATTGTTTCGAACACAAGATGATGTTCTAAGACTTGACTTAAGGCTAAAGATTTCAAAAGAAGAAAAGCAGCTTGGCTTATTCCTAGTTAAGCATCGAAGAGATTTGATAAAATCTGATGGTTCTGATCCACTAAAACCTTACAGAGATTTCATTATTGAT TCCAGAGAACCAGATATGCAGAACAAAGTGTGTGAGTTGCTGAAGTACCAAGGAGAAGAGAAGTTACTGAAGGAAATGGAGCAATGGTCCATACCGCGCTTTCCTGTCAGCGGCCATGATCTACGGAGAATAGGAATAGTTTCTGGAAAGGAAATTGGGACAATGTTGCAAGAACTTAGGGATACGTGGAAACAAAGTGGTTACCTGATGGATAAGGAAGAACTATTGAGTTTAGTAAAAAGTCCTTAA